The genomic DNA AGGGCGAGCTTGGTCATACTGTAATCCTTTGGGTAAATGGGAAAGTGGGTGAAGGGATCGACGAGACTGCAGTCTAAGTCTTCATGACAGCCATCTCTATAGACAATAATGACAACATTGATATCATTGTTGCCATGAAACTCCACCTCCTTGTTTGTGATGGCGTGTTTGATCTGGGGCTTGCGGCGCTCACCGACACAGTGGGCTTGGCCAATGCGATGTCGGGCTCGCTGCCACAGGCTCCCGCGCCCATCGAGATCACGCTGGTGGGCGTGCGGCGTCGCATCCGAACTGCGCAAGGCTTGACGGTCCCCGTGGTCACTGCGCGTGGTGTGCCGGAACCAGACGTCGTGCTCGTGCCCGCGTTTGGTGAAAAGATGCCTGACACGCTCTCGGCTCGGCTCACACGCCCCGACGTGCCCGATGCGGTCGCCGTGCTACAGCAGTGGTCCACCGCTGGCGCGCACCTTGGTGCCGCCTGCTCCGGTAGTTTCTTGCTTGCAGAGAGTGGCCTGCTTGATGGGCATCGTGCGACGACGTCATGGTGGCTGGGGCCGATGTTTCGGCAGCGCTATCCGAACGTCACGCTGGACGAGTCACGCATGATCGTGAACTCGACACACTTCACTACCGCGGGTACCGCTTTGGCCCACGTCGACTTGGCCTTGCGCATCATCCGGGGGCGCAGTCCGGCGCTGGCGGCCTTAGTAGCACGCTATCTGCTGGTCGAGGCACGCAGTTCGCAAGCCGAGTTCGTGATTCCCGACCACCTTGCGCATGCCGACCCGATGGTGGAGCGCTTCGAGTGCTGGGCCAGAAGTCGGCTCGCGAAGGGGTTCTCGCTGGCCGAGGCGGCGAGCGCCGCGGGCACAAGCGAGCGCACCTTGGCGCGGCGGCTGCAAAGCGTTTTGGGTAAGACACCGCTGTCGTATTTCCAGGACCTGCGCGTGGAACATGCCGTCCATCTCTTGCGCACCGGAAACGCGAGCGTCGACCAGGTCGCCGCGCAGGTCGGGTACTCGGATGGGGTGACCCTGCGGGCCCTGTTGCGCCGCAAGCTGGGCCGGGGTGTCAGGGAGTTGCGACGCGGTGGATGACCAGAGGCGTTTGGTGTATGTACAGCTGGAGACCGCCGGGAAACTGACGCAGGCCAAACGGCGCATTTGGACCTGACAAAACTACTGCCC from Alkalidesulfovibrio alkalitolerans DSM 16529 includes the following:
- a CDS encoding helix-turn-helix domain-containing protein, with product MVERFECWARSRLAKGFSLAEAASAAGTSERTLARRLQSVLGKTPLSYFQDLRVEHAVHLLRTGNASVDQVAAQVGYSDGVTLRALLRRKLGRGVRELRRGG